A region from the Colwellia sp. PAMC 21821 genome encodes:
- a CDS encoding ribbon-helix-helix domain-containing protein, with protein sequence MSNLSKRSTVYFEPEIHQALKIRAASAHLSVSELIDEAVRLLMREDQEDLAAVSARVNEPDLSYEALLNDLKSHGKI encoded by the coding sequence ATGAGTAATTTATCAAAACGTTCTACTGTTTATTTTGAGCCTGAAATACATCAAGCTTTGAAAATTCGTGCGGCCTCCGCCCACTTATCCGTTTCAGAGTTGATAGATGAAGCTGTTCGTTTATTAATGCGTGAAGACCAAGAAGATTTAGCTGCTGTATCGGCAAGAGTTAATGAGCCTGATCTTTCATATGAAGCATTACTAAATGATTTGAAGTCACATGGAAAAATATAG
- a CDS encoding Lrp/AsnC family transcriptional regulator yields MITEAEEKLLTVLKKDVRASISDIARELNLSRATVHVRIEKLERIGVIKGYSLELGKSYLNNFISAHVSIATQQDKSLQVRATLLKTLDITEVHSVNGEYDLIAVIKTKTSEKLDDILHKIATIDGVLRTNSSIILATRYSD; encoded by the coding sequence ATGATCACTGAAGCGGAAGAGAAACTTCTTACGGTCTTAAAGAAAGATGTTCGGGCCAGCATTTCAGATATTGCCCGAGAACTTAATCTTTCACGGGCGACCGTACATGTCCGAATTGAGAAACTTGAGCGAATTGGCGTTATTAAGGGTTATAGTTTGGAATTAGGAAAAAGTTATCTGAATAACTTTATTTCAGCACACGTTTCCATTGCGACCCAACAAGACAAATCATTGCAAGTCAGAGCGACTTTATTAAAAACCCTGGATATTACAGAGGTTCACTCAGTCAATGGGGAATATGATCTTATCGCCGTGATCAAAACGAAAACCTCAGAAAAACTCGATGATATTCTACATAAGATTGCCACAATTGATGGTGTATTACGTACTAATTCTTCGATAATACTGGCGACTAGATATTCTGATTAA